AGGGGTACGGGAGATATTAATCGGAGGACAGAAGGAGGGAGGACAGAATGAGTTTGTAATAATGGTGTTTTATCTGTTGTGTAGAGGGAGGAAATGTTAGGGGGGAATATTAATCGGAGAGAGGAGGAAGGACAGAATGGGTTTGAAATAATGGTGCAATAATGGTTGTGTAGAGGGAGGGACTGTTAGGAGTAGGTGCAGATATTAATCGGAGTGTGGAGGGTGGACAGAATTGGTTTGTAATAATGGTGTAGAACTCACTGAGTAGATGGAGGGTAGGTCGGTATTAGGCTGGGATATTAACGTTTgaatggagggagggaagggataAAACGCGGAATTATCTGGTGTGTGATGGGGGTCGACTCACTTCTGTTACTTAGCAGGTGAAGTTACATCTAtgacaatgaataaacagtcgacgttacgGGCCGGGGCCCTtcctaagagctggaaaagaaaGGGAAAGGTACAAGAAAAAGGAAGATGTGGTAGGAGGAGAAGTAGGACATGCTAGAATGTGAGAGATTAATCCACTTTGGTGAGATAAGGGAATGAAATAAGAGGCTGGGAGTTGATTAGTGGAAATGGCTGGAGAAGATCGGATCGGATCGCTTGACAGGGGGTGAAGGAGCCCCGGTCAGAAGGGTAGTTGCAGAACAGAAAAGGAGCGAGCCAAACGTGACCTTTTGTGTGGGTGAGAAACGGGGACTCGAGGAGGAGACGCAGACATGAAAACACTggaaataaatttgctttgaacttcgtcgatggacagaggtggagaggggagaACTTCGCTGTTTGCCCAGAGTGCCAGACTGTAGGCGACGGGTAACGCGGTAATCACTCACACTGAGAAAATTTATCATAGGAGGCAGTAAAGGGGCAGAGTTGTCGGGGGCGGAGGTAGGCAGGCCAAGAACCGAGGTTAGAGGCCTGAGTGGAGATATAAACagggagggaggaggaacagAAAAATATCTGGCTAGAGAAACCGATTGGTGACTTGCTAGATGGAATACGAGGTGCAGCACACACGAACTGAAAGTGGACTCATCAGGGCGGAagatgaggccatggaccgacatgtcacaGAAGGACTGGGAAGTGGAGCGGAATTGCTTGGCCACTGGGAATACCTGCTTTTTGTCGATGGAGCTGAGGCGCACTACAAAGCGTTTATTAATTTGATTAATCTGCATCCTTTCAGTATCTTCGTAATCCTGGATACATTGTTAGTTTAATACTCTGCACTGTATTATAAAAAGGTACGACGAACTTTTTCGTTGTTAAATTTCCACTGTTGTGATCAACAAACGAGAAAATTCCCAGAAAGAAGCAGAGCAGCCCAATGACGTATCGCATTATTGGGGCCGAGGcgtggacaagatcaacaatgaCAATCATAGAACCGAGAGGTGAGCCTGAGAGagtttcacaacaacattcactgacttctccaatcgtcatttGCTCATCTTtcagattttgcaatttcgtgtcaacCTCTCCATACCTTATCACAACTGGGATTTTAATTGAATAGCATCAtctttatttttaccccagctgttggaagacacgtcagccttgtgtcgAACTGAAGagtcagtgtgctggagcgagtataaatgaatgaccgtggagattcatcagctcagagtttcttcagcgtgatcgcgggcagctggaagacagggtgaatctcacgCAGCATGCTTGAAGCgttttaccgtgtgagaaagacatattacatgatcattgccgtcatcggtgttcctggtaagaacatagGTGAACAAATGTTTGCAGTTCTGTGTGCGCGCTCTTTGAAATCCTTCAGTCAGTGACCGAGTTGTGAggccggtgtatcagtgagtgcggtgcagacattgtgaaGAAACTCTGTGTTCGCTCAGAAATTCCCTTGCAACTTAATCTGTGCCCGCGGATAAAATCCAACTGGCCGTTGCAATGGACGCGGAGTGGAAGATCTGGGAGATGGAATCATGGAAGGGAACTTTCATTTATCAGCGTAATGTCGCTGTCGAAGTTAACTCCGACAATCCTGCGCAATCGGCACCTTTACGGCCGACTTGCTTTTCTCCGTATTAAAGTGAAACTCGCTTTAAGTTCAAATTGGAACGTATTGCGCTGTATTCTGAGGATTTGCTGAGAGTTGAAGGGGATGCGGGAAGCGGATCACCGGTGTGATTCAGGGGAGAACGGTAGAAATCACTTGTGAGTTTGACTCCGTATCATCGTGAGGAGGTTCTAACATTAGAATAAGTGTCTGTCTGCATTTTAGTCAACCTGATTTGTTTTTCTCCGCGCCTTATTATTcatgaagtgaagaggggtttcctTTAGAGGTCAGTCGGGTTAAGGATATGCGATACTCCGCTCTGGAACCATACGCGTCGaagcatttagaataatgctgcaGTAATTCGGAGTAACCCCTAAAAGTGGCAAATATTTTGAAGTGTCTATATTGTCTTTCCATTGGAAGTTGGATGGTTTAAGCACGAACGTGCGAAATAGCTGAACACTCAGAGGGTCGGCAAAATATCTTTCAAAGTGAAAATTGAAGTTTTCTGGTTGTGTGCCTTGCATTGCGTACAGGAAACAGTGGCCGAGAGTAGTTGGAGACTTTAGAAGAGAAAAGCCATGCTGGGCCCCTGTGGACGCTTGACCATCCAGAGTCGAGGAGGGGACAGACAGACAAactttattgaccccgagggaaatAAGACTAAGTCATGAGAACGGGTGAAATACATTGTTATTTGTGAATTGGCAGAGGAGGGGGGAGCGCGGCCTCGCGGTATGGGGAGACTGACATAACATAGGTGACGAGAACACAGCGATCTCCATCGTGACAAAGTTGCTGAGGCGTCCAGGCTTTGCACCTCATTCGAAACCGCGATGGTGGGAGAttcatattgatttctccaaaccgCCCTCGGTGATCAACTATTAAACACTGTCAAACACTACTCCCCTCCCTGAACCGAATATCGGACCCTATCGCACAGATTGCACTCGTCTGAGGCATTCGGATCTCCCGCTCTACGACTCTGAATCCTCCAGAAATGAGTTACCTGCAAAGTTTTATTGTTCTCAGTTACCCGCTTATTTCTGCCCTGCGACATAGAGAGCGACGAAACAGctattaactttttttttgctgctccCCCAGTGAATTTGGTGGCGATAGTGATCTTGTCCCGGGGCAAATGCGGCGTCTCCAcgtgcaccactcgctacctggtggccatggcaacggcggaccttctaaccatcatctttgaactcatattgtggcgggtcagttattattacttccccggaactttcctggacatcaccccggtGTGCAGAGCGATCTCTGCCCTGGGAGAGGCATCAattgactgttctgtctggttcaccgtcactttcacgtttgatcggtttgtcgccatctgttgtcagaagtggaaagcaaagtattgcaccgggaaaactgcggctgtggttctgacaacaaatgGCGTTCTGCTCTGTGTTAAAAATGTGCCCGAATTCTTTAGATATCGTCctctgaaagtgattgacaatataccctgggactgtattataaAGCCGGACTACTATACagatccagggtgggtgggagatgactggttttctaccgttctaacgccattactcccgttcgtgttaatactactgctcaacgctctgacagtcagacacattttagtgaccagtcgcgtccgtaaggggctgaggggtcagatcAAGACGGAGAACCGCAGCGACCCGGAGATGgaaagcaggaggaggtctgtgatcttacttctctccatctccggaagcttcatcatcctgtggtcggtgtatgttgccgaattcctttattacattaTCGCCTGACTGGATCCAAATagttacaacgattcggaatacatatttCAACACACCGGAGACATGTTGAtggtattaagttgctgcacaaacacgtttatttatggggtgactcagtccaagttcagagagcagttcaacagcgcagcgaaatatccgctcgcGTCAATTAttcaaataattaataaacagaaTATCTATCATATTACCACCGAACGGGCCGTCGTCAGAGAACGTGGCAGAGACGAGGATAAACTTGGTTAGAGCCCGAAAGAGAAACAGCTcaggaacagatccttcagcaCCCGCAACGGACAGTCTATTTCTCAAGGTAGCTTCCCGACATTGTGAAGTAGCTGCCTGTATTCCTCATTTCCCTGGGTATTTTATCGGAGGTTAACATAGAATTTTGACGAACACCAGCTGTAGAAGCGTTCATAGGCACATCAGTAAACTTCAGGCGGAGGCCTGGCGGTAAATTCAAGTGGTCATTTGGGTTGAGGTGACTATCAAACCAACAACATACACGAACAGAACTGGGCTCTTCATTCCATCGAGTTCCTCAGCCTTTCTTTGTCCTTTGTTCTGCTCCACGACCACAATATCCTTCTTTATCCCGAAAGCCGTTAACCCCCCACACCAATCAAGAACATTTCAAGCTTTTACGTCACTACATCCAATGGCTTACGCGGCACAATTTCTGTGGCATCAAATTCGACtctccttgaaatgaatgccagcattgaatttgccttcgTTACTGTCGAATTAACTCACAAGTTAGCCTTCAAGGAATCCAGTCAAAGACTCTTAAGTCCACATACATCTCTTATTTCCGAATTTTCTTCTCAGTTGGAAACTTCTCTGAACTTTAGTCGATCGTTCCAAAGTGCATACCCCACACCTCCATACGTTCCATTCCTCCTGTCTCTTCTTTACCCACTCGGTCAAATTGACGCCCTACCGGAGACACTACTTGCCTCTGCAGGTAAATTCTGCCCATCTGAATCCCATCCATTAACTAACTCTCCACCGTTGTAAATCGCATCTACCACTCAGTCCCTGTCTGTTCTCAGTTTCCCATACCAAAGGTACAACATTAGCTGTCTCCTGGCATTTCAAGTCATTGCTTCTTGATAAGGCAGGCGCAAAGATCTCTGCCAAGGTGGCAACATCCTGCGCTCTTCTTTCTCATAATATCCTGGGATAAGGATGGCGAGGATCTGGGGGCATTCATGAAGAACTCCAGCACTTCATCCATTCTAACGTTGATATGCCTCAGACAGCGCGGTTTCCTCCGGGGAACTCACAAACTATGTCCGTCTCAGGAGTAACTGTAGAAGAGATGTATTAATTTAACACTTTGATCATTTTTTGTGATTCTATGCATTGATCTTCCTTAAGGCTAACGCTGTCTATTCCGCACCTACAGCCTACAGCCAAGCATGAAGACAAATCAGTTCTCTATTTACCCCAagtatacagtactatgcaaacgtCATAGCCACATATATGTATCTAGAGTGTCAGAGACCTTCACACCGTAGGGAGTTGTCAATTTTGAGAGGAAAGCGAGTTTGTAACGCGTCATCTCCGGTTTTTCCCGCTGCgtgtccagtcccgatgaaggatctcggcccgaaacgtctgcTGTGTGTAGAAATGCACAACCATTGTGTGCatcgctctagatttccagcatctgcaataccTCTTGAGTCTTTGTACATCTGTCGGGGTCAAAGGAGGATGGGAATCGGGAGGGTGGAGCgcagcaggaggggtgtgggattgCTGGCAGgaaatcagaatattattaggCACACAGGcactgaaataggcccttcggcccatctagtctaacTTCCGtaaatgcccctcctccacttcttaccacatccctgacatatttagttgtttgtgtttttttttctctctctctgcctatcactctgcctgttctccaactccctcaggtgctcccctcctcctttctttctttctttctttctccctaggcctcccgtcccgaGCATACCCCCTTTCTTGCAGCTCGTCTTATTTGCGAAGGAAATATCACCCATTCATCCTCCACTATTGAAAAAGTCACTCCCCCCACACAAACCTTCCAGTTCCTCCACAACCTGTCCAATCAGACCACTCCCTCCCGTCCCATTacatcctctccctccccatcccattaCATCCCCTCCCTCCACGTCGCATCACTTCtactccctccccatcccatcactcccgctcccttcctgtcgtttcactcctcctcaccccgtctttgtcttctccacgtcggccaccagtttgtgacaggaactTCCGCCCCTCCCCTTTCCGTCCCCTATGGAGTCAGTGACTTCACCACGCTCAAcgtctcatcagtccactcctcatcccatcactcctcttcctcccaaacccctcacccctcctccccaaaacccacatgtatatgtgtgaatatctgagtatatacattagtttattcaatgaaaaacctcattagaattaaaacatatatacaatagccaatactatataatacataaattaaaatactgttattacaatcaataacacactCAATCCCGGGATTCTATCCATGGACACCGCATGTTCCTTTGCCATagattctgtgtgtgacagtggccattgtaagtcagtgtctcactccatccctggcggccacattaaccagggattcgcccattttaaatcagcgcgtccctccctctcttgtgctcacttctaccaaagccgtCACTCCCTCCCCAGCGGACATTTCAAGTGAAGCGTTGGACATCTCACCTcacccggaagttccgggagtcttccgcatattgatagcggctccctgaggCCCGCAAATTATATAGAATATCCCggaaattgagttttttgagaacAATCGAGTGAGGggaagagagcgagagagagagagagagagagagagagagagagagagggagggggagagagagagtgcgcgcaccatggcagagtattccaaaaaataaaatacaaaatgtacttcaccccagactacactaaagtgttcccctgcctaataggggtcaggaataatgacagtgttgctcgctgcactgtctgcaacagtgacttttctattgcccatggggggggttaaatcactgttgaggtgagtttaacgggtgtcattcgttcattagcatagctaacgctatttaaactagctggctagccgctaaggagctactctattgcagacatcccacctctcccgggagttccgggagtctcccgcaaattgatcgTGCCTGCTTCCCTGAAATGAGATTTTGCAGCGTGGAATTAATtgagtgatggaatggtgcagacggagcttcactgtgtgtttggcattgcaagagtgtgatgggacggtgtggagggaaattcactctgtgcctgaccctgggagtgtgtgatgggatggtgtggagcgagattcactctgtgtctgaccccgggagtgtgtgatgggccggtgtggagggagattcactctgtgtctgacaccgggagtgtgtgatgggacggtgtggagggagattcactctgtgtctgaccccgggtgtgtgtgattggacggtgtggagggagattcactctgtgtctgaccccgggagtgtgtgatgtgacagtgtggagggagattcactgtgtctgacactgggagtgtgtgatgggacggtgtggagggagattcactctgtgtctggtcctggtagtgtgtaatgggacagtgtggagggactttcactctgtgtctgaccccgggagtgtgtgatgtgacagtgtggagggagaatcactctgtgtctgaccccgggagtgtgtgatgggacggtgtggagggagattcattctgtgtctgaccccgggagtgtgtgatgggacggtgtggaggaagcttctctctgtgtctgactctgggagtgtatAATGGCATacggtggagggagcttcactccgtgtgtAACATCGGTATTCCATCCCCCATCCGTCTCGTACTTGGGACCTCAGTGGTCTCACGTCTGATATTGTCGTCAATTTTATCTGTCTGTGGGGATCAGTTAGCCAGGAAGGGACTTtggtggagatgagatcctgggcatccgacctccctcagcctggagctgagacgctactgtgtcagtgtgaggagctccgacccactgttgcagtgcacagggtgcggggggcagcagaaacctcaaataaaactcgagtccgcaccaggacaggaagttacagctgtttattgatttcatcatgacaaatgtaaattaaacaatgtgtgagctgctgacgtgcgggaataaataagctgctcccgactcactcacagtcacacacaattaactgaccagcgacaacgagtgaccggttgaataatcggtcccgtttctcaccgtcactctgcatcggggaaccgatgattataaaatcacacttcagggccgtgtccgggatcgctgcagatccagggtcactgccgagggatttgtccatttaacatcattatatcggccaggctgccgaatgcaccgtcctcagcaaagggagcaaaaggattctatCCCGGGATCatcccaccccgggacaccggtgtcccagactaaGCCCCGGCtcccgggctcttcctgtctgggtaattctTGGGGGTCTCAAGTGGGTGGGGTCTCGAACACAcacatccggcggaagctgccCCGCCGGACAACAGTTGGAAACAAGTCACTGCGGGACTGTTCCCAGCGACACACAGCGCGAGACCTGAGCgggttccgttaaaaccgttgggacTCACCcaaggtaagggcgggagttaaaggggaggggatGTTCActcattcagatgttcacagatcCACTCTCAGTCTGGGTCTGTCTGACTCCAGAGATCTCAGTACCGCCTTCCCAGTCCAACTGAACTGATTCCCCCACAGCCTGAAACAGaagggagaataaagatgaaataaacagaatacacaacagtgtcagtaacaggggaccggggttaatgtttcaacaacactcacagacaaatatcaccagaaaacccgtggatccgctgatattttatcacattgaacattaacacaaacactcactggaTCAGcttcagactcgggagggtcagtatgaggcgacggagagcggggacagatcgatcTGTCAGCGAGTTTGATCCCAGGTCCAGCTCCATCAGTGATAGTTTTGTACCGAGAGcagaggcgagatcctcggcactaGAATCTGTGAGACTGACAGcatacagcctggagatgagagagagtgagggtgaaggacagagagagagaggagatggtacaaatccccagtgtttatcagtaacacaattactgatcacattaatgttcagtgtcagacacccagtgactgtaaacacaatctcccacagtctggtacttaccccagtttctgtattttacactccgggttcctcagagccgcagacaccagcttcactcctgaatctcccagtttattataactcaggttcagctccatcagtgatgggtttgtactgagagcggaagcgagatcctcagcaccagaatctgtgagaccgacattgttcagcctggagatgagaagagagtgagggtgaaggacacagagagacaggagacggtacaaataagaacataagagctaggagcaggagtaggccaatcggcccatcaagcctgctccgccattcaacaagatcatggctgatccaatcttaacgctagttttcaccgaatcccacaaggcaacagtgccaaccaacagggcaccatgccgcccattttattttattattcatcctgcccaaacccatgtgatcacccggggaaaaaaaaccgagttgccaattgaggagaaaaaatctggaaaattcctctccgacccatccaggctatcgaaaactggtccaggagatcacatggctgatctaaacctagcctcatgtccacttacctgctcgctcaccgtatcccctaatgccatttttatccaggaaaatggctatctctgttttgaatttattgagtgtagtagcttccacagctctctggggcagtaaattccacagccgcactaccatctgagtgaagaaatttctctgcatctcagtcctggaacggcatccccttattttaagattatgcccactagtcctagtttcaccaatcattgggaacattctccccgcatccacccgatcaagccccttcacaatcttatatgtttcaataaggtcgcctctcattcttcggaactccaatgagtagagtcccaatctactcaacctctcatcatacatcaacccacccatccccggaattaacctagtgaaccttctctgcactgcctcgagagccagtatgtcctttcttaaatatggacaccagaactgcacgcagtactccaggtgtggtctcaccaatacccggtacaactgcagtaagacctccctgttcttatactccatccccctagtaataaaagccagcattccattggccttattgaccacctgctgcacttgcatactaactttttgcgtttcctgcaccaggacccccagatccctttgcacagaagcactttccaatttctctccatttagataataacttgctctattatttttcctgccaaagtgcaagacctcacacttgtcagtattatatttcatctgccaaatgtctgcccaatcactcagcctatctatgtccccctgcagggtttcaatgtcctccgcactcattacactccctcccatctttgtgtcatcagcaaacttcgatacgttgcacttagtccctttctccaaatcattaatatagattgtaaagagttggggtcccaacaccgacccctgcggaacaccactagtcaccaactgccagtctgagaataaaccatttatcccaactctctgttttttgttagaaagccaatcctccacccatgccagaatattatccccaatcccatgattttttactttaagtaataatctttggtgtgggaccttgtcaaatgccttttggaagtccaaatacaccacatccactggttcccttttatctaccctatatgttttgtcctcaaagaactccaacaaatttgtcaaacatgacttcccttttgtaaagccatgctgactttgtcctattaagctatgtttatccaaatgccctgttactgtttccttaaatatcgattccaacattttgccaaccacagatgttaggctaactggcctataattcccagccttctgtctattgccctttttaaataaaggagttacattagcatttttccaatctgccgggccattgccgagtccagcgagttttgaaaaattatcactaatgcatccacaatcccgaccgccacttcccttaagaccctaggatgcaagccatctggtccaggggatttatccaccttcagtcccattaatttatcaagtaccatttccttggtgatttgaatcgtagttagcttctctccccctcgAGCCCCCTGTTTATCGAGTGTTGGGATaatttgagtgtcctctactgtaaaaactgatacaaaatatttgttcagcgtttccgccatctccatgtccctaccattaatttcccggtctcatcttctaggggaccaacatttactttagccaccgtgtttctttttatgtaactataaaaactcttactatctgcttttatgtttatctccaatttactttcataatctatcttccccttcttaatcaatctttttgttatttgctgctgatctttaaaagcttctcgatcttcaatcttcccactagatttagctaccttatataactttctttttagtcatatactttgctttatttctttacttagccacggataactatttttttcttttacacacttttttcttcagtggaatatatttttcttgatagttgtaaaataactccttaaatatacaccacatatctaccctttaatctattttcccaatccatcttaagcaattccgctctcataccatcattgtctcctttatttaagctcagtacgcttgtttgagatccaaccctctcatcctctaattgaatatggaattcgaccatgctatggtcactcattccaagaggatcctttactaggacatttttttattagtcctgtctcattacacaggacatTACACATtactaagactgcttgcccccttgtcggctcagtaacgtattgttcaaggaacccatcccaaatacactcaataaactcttcttcaaggctgctgTGTCccacttgattagtccagtcaatatgaaagatAAAAtccccttattacaagccccaactatttcctgatttatgctccgaccaactgagttacagctgtttggaggcctatagactactcccaccactgctcttttccctttactatttcttatttctacccaaattgttttgttatcctgatcctttgagccaatatcatttcgctttattgcactgatttcttgctttattaacatagccaccccacctccttttccttcttgcctgtctctcctaattgtcgaataccgttgtatgtttaattcccagtcctggtcaccctgcagccatgtttccgtaattgccacaatatcataaccatacgtaattatttgtaccatcaactcatcaattttattcctaatactacgtgcattcaaataaaggactttcaaatatgtttgacacttatttcctaccttttccttttgtacaactttacgcttatctccgtacattctttcccctcctgacacactctgtctttttattcctccacttttacctacatctATTACCTTCTctattgtctttttaattatttgctctctagaatcctcccccccccccccccactagttagtttaaagacctctctgcagccctagttatatgattcaGCAGGACACTAATcccagcccggttcaggtgaagcccgtccctccggaacagttctctcctgtgccagtgtcccaagaagcaaaacccacttctcccacaccagtctttgagccacgcgtttaactccctaattttatttaacttagccaaatttgctcgtggctcaggtaataatccagagattattacccctgaggttctgttttttaatttgacccctagctgctcatattcctgtaacagaaccttcttccttgtcctatctatgtcattg
The DNA window shown above is from Hemitrygon akajei unplaced genomic scaffold, sHemAka1.3 Scf000077, whole genome shotgun sequence and carries:
- the LOC140722458 gene encoding ribonuclease inhibitor-like, coding for MELNLSYNKLGDSGVKLVSAALRNPECKIQKLGLYAVSLTDSSAEDLASALGTKLSLMELDLGSNSLTDRSVPALRRLILTLPSLKLIQLWGNQFSWTGKAVLRSLESDRPRLRVDL